In Elaeis guineensis isolate ETL-2024a chromosome 1, EG11, whole genome shotgun sequence, a genomic segment contains:
- the LOC105038875 gene encoding adenosylhomocysteinase produces MALLVEKTSSGREYKVKDLSQADFGRLEIELAEVEMPGLMACRSEYGPSQPLKGARISGSLHMTIQTAVLIETLTALGAEVRWCSCNIFSTQDHAAAAIARDSAAVFAWKGETLQEYWWCTEQCLDWGAAGGPDLIVDDGGDATLLIHEGVKAEEEYEKTGKMPDPASTDNAEFQIVLGLIRDSLKVDPKKYHKMKERLVGVSEETTTGVKRLYQMQASGALLIPAINVNDSVTKSKFDNLYGCRHSLPDGLMRATDVMIAGKVAVVCGYGDVGKGCASALKQAGARVIITEIDPICALQALMEGIPVITLEDVVSEADIFVTTTGNKDIIMVDHMRKMKNNAIVCNIGHFDNEIDMHGLENYPGVKRITIKPQTDRWVFPDTNSGIIVLAEGRLMNLGCATGHPSFVMSCSFTNQVIAQLELWKERASGKYEKKVYVLPKHLDEKVAALHLGKLGAKLTKLTPSQAEYISIPIEGPYKPAHYRY; encoded by the exons ATGGCTCTTCTCGTGGAGAAGACCTCCTCCGGGCGCGAGTACAAGGTGAAGGACCTCTCCCAGGCCGACTTCGGCCGCCTCGAGATCGAGCTCGCCGAGGTGGAGATGCCCGGCCTCATGGCCTGCCGATCCGAATACGGCCCCTCCCAGCCCTTGAAGGGTGCCCGCATCTCCGGCTCCCTCCACATGACCATCCAGACCGCCGTCCTCATAGAGACCCTCACTGCCCTCGGCGCCGAGGTCCGCTGGTGCTCCTGCAACATCTTCTCCACCCAGGACCACGCCGCCGCCGCCATCGCCCGCGACTCCGCCGCCGTCTTCGCCTGGAAGGGCGAGACGCTCCAGGAGTACTGGTGGTGCACCGAGCAATGTCTGGACTGGGGCGCCGCCGGCGGCCCCGACCTCATCGTCGACGACGGCGGTGACGCCACCCTCCTCATCCATGAGGGCGTTAAGGCCGAGGAGGAGTACGAGAAGACCGGGAAGATGCCCGATCCGGCCTCCACCGACAACGCCGAGTTCCAGATCGTGCTGGGGCTCATCCGGGACAGCCTCAAGGTGGATCCCAAGAAGTACCACAAGATGAAGGAGAGGCTCGTCGGCGTCTCTGAGGAGACCACGACCGGCGTCAAGAGGCTGTACCAGATGCAGGCCAGCGGGGCCCTCCTCATCCCGGCCATCAATGTCAACGACTCCGTCACCAAGAGCAAG TTCGACAATCTATATGGATGCCGGCACTCTCTCCCTGATGGCTTGATGAGGGCCACTGATGTGATGATTGCTGGCAAGGTCGCCGTGGTCTGTGGTTATGGTGATGTGGGCAAGGGTTGTGCTTCTGCGTTGAAGCAGGCTGGAGCCCGGGTGATCATCACAGAGATTGACCCCATCTGTGCTCTCCAGGCCCTGATGGAGGGCATCCCTGTTATCACTTTGGAGGATGTGGTCTCTGAGGCTGACATATTTGTGACTACAACTGGTAACAAGGATATCATCATGGTTGACCACAtgaggaagatgaagaataatGCAATTGTCTGCAACATAGGCCACTTCGACAATGAGATTGACATGCATGGTCTGGAGAACTACCCAGGCGTCAAGCGCATCACCATCAAGCCCCAAACTGATCGCTGGGTATTCCCTGACACCAACTCCGGTATCATTGTGCTTGCCGAGGGGCGTCTGATGAACCTTGGTTGTGCCACTGGCCACCCCAGCTTTGTCATGTCCTGTTCCTTCACCAACCAG GTGATTGCTCAGTTGGAACTGTGGAAGGAAAGGGCAAGCGGCAAGTATGAGAAGAAGGTGTATGTGCTGCCCAAGCATCTGGATGAGAAGGTGGCAGCCCTCCACCTGGGCAAGCTGGGAGCCAAGCTAACCAAGCTCACACCATCCCAGGCCGAGTACATCAGCATTCCAATTGAGGGTCCCTACAAGCCTGCTCACTACAGGTACTAG